In the genome of Cyclopterus lumpus isolate fCycLum1 chromosome 19, fCycLum1.pri, whole genome shotgun sequence, one region contains:
- the tap2t gene encoding antigen peptide transporter 2, translated as MRMGGVAGSPEAVGPGAGRLLARMLRLFRPDAFHLVAAFSFLILGVVCDTFIPLYQGKVIDMLRGQALQDGFCYAIGQLALVSVGSSLFSGVRGGLFMCALSRLNKRLKRLLFHTLLQQEVHFFEENNPGGLSSRLHSDVDRMGRTVALNANTLVRSTFKSGLMLALMWGLSWELTVLTCLEMPLLAVMQKKYIASTKELKEQVQDCHAQTRDLALQTFSGIRTVRGFMAEGGEQRRYDEALGRMCAVKTRSGVYSAAFLLIRRLVSLGIKVLMLVQARALISSGQLGIGSLISFFLYQKPMTNNLKEIMYCYGDTVSMMGVISKVFSYLDRTPKSQKAGRLAPEELEGRIVFRDVTFRYPSAPDGQPALKSVDLELRPGEMTALVGPSGSGKTSCVGLLKRLYEPQGGRILLDGEPLHHYQHKYLHQKVALVSQNPQLFSGSLRYNMAYGLQGCSAEKVEEAAKKVNADVFISEMENGYDTDVGECGGALSEGQKQSVAVIRALVREPRVIILDEATSHLDVDAQHAVLQEVLARGRTVLVVAHQLKTAEKADHIVFLEKGVVVEEGTHRQLMARRGRYHRLKEELFSQPGGGKLSQ; from the exons ATGAGAATGGGCGGCGTGGCCGGATCGCCGGAGGCCGTTGGACCGGGCGCCGGGCGGCTGCTGGCGAGGATGCTGAGGCTCTTCAGACCGGACGCCTTCCACCTGGTCGCAGCCTTCAGCTTCCTCATCTTAGGGGTCGTCT GCGACACGTTCATCCCTCTGTATCAGGGCAAGGTCATCGATATGCTCAGAGGTCAAGCGCTTCAAGACGGCTTCTGTTACGCAATCGGACAGCTGGCTCTCGTCTCCGTCGGAAG CTCTCTGTTCTCCGGCGTGAGAGGAGGACTATTCATGTGCGCGCTGAGCCGACTGAACAAGAGGCTGAAGCGCCTGCTGTTTCACACcctgctgcagcaggaagtgCACTTCTTTGAGGAGAACAACCCCG GGGGCCTTTCGTCCCGCCTCCACTCCGACGTGGACCGGATGGGCCGCACGGTGGCGCTGAACGCCAACACGCTGGTTCGCAGCACGTTCAAGAGCGGCCTCATGCTCGCGCTGATGTGGGGGCTGTCCTGGGAGCTCACGGTGCTCACCTGCCTGGAGATGCCCCTGCTGGCCGTCATGCAGAAGAAATACATCGCCTCGACCAAG gagctgaaggagcaggTCCAGGACTGCCACGCTCAGACCAGAGACCTGGCCCTGCAGACCTTCAGCGGGATCCGCACGGTGCGCGGCTTCATGGCGGAGGGAGGAGAACAGAGGCGGTACGACGAGGCTCTGGGCCGCATGTGCGCCGTGAAGACGCGTTCGGGGGTCTACAGCGCCGCCTTCCTCTTGATACGGAGG CTGGTGAGTCTGGGCATCAAGGTCCTCATGCTGGTCCAGGCCCGCGCCCTCATCTCCTCGGGCCAGCTCGGCATCGGGAGcctcatctccttcttcttgtacCAGAAGCCCATGACCAACAACTTGAAG GAGATCATGTACTGCTACGGAGACACGGTGTCGATGATGGGCGTGATCTCCAAAGTGTTCAGCTATCTGGACCGGACCCCGAAGAGCCAGAAGGCCGGACGCTTGGCCCCCGAGGAGCTGGAGGGAAGAATCGTGTTCCGGGACGTCACCTTCCGGTATCCCTCCGCCCCCGACGGCCAACCGGCTCTGAAG TCCGTGGACCTGGAGCTGCGGCCCGGGGAGATGACGGCCCTGGTGGGGCCCTCCGGCAGCGGGAAGACCTCCTGCGTCGGCCTCCTGAAGCGGCTCTACGAGCCCCAGGGGGGCCGGATCCTGCTGGACGGGGAACCGCTGCACCACTACCAACACAAGTACCTCCACCAGAAG GTGGCGCTGGTTTCCCAGAATCCTCAGCTGTTTTCTGGTTCTCTGAGGTACAACATGGCGTACGGCCTTCAGGGCTGCTCCGccgagaaggtggaggaggcggCTAAGAAAGTCAACGCGGACGTCTTCATCTCTGAAATGGAGAACGGATACGACACAG ACGTCGGGGAATGTGGCGGCGCGCTGTCAGAAGGACAGAAGCAGAGCGTCGCCGTCATCAGAGCGCTGGTTCGAGAGCCGCGGGTCATCATCCTGGACGAGGCCACCAGCCACCTGGATGTGGACGCGCAGCACGCC GTTCTCCAGGAGGTTCTGGCCCGCGGGCGGACCGTCCTGGTGGTGGCTCATCAGCTGAAGACCGCGGAGAAGGCGGATCACATCGTGTTCCTGGAGAAGGGAGTCGTGGTGGAGGAGGGCACGCACCGACAGCTCATGGCCAGGCGAGGGCGCTACCACCGCTTGAAGGAGGAACTGTTCTCTCAACCCGGTGGAGGAAAGCTCAGTCAATGA